One genomic window of Fusarium verticillioides 7600 chromosome 2, whole genome shotgun sequence includes the following:
- a CDS encoding kynureninase 2: MELSGFVERLRSGAPAKFPSDANSLEFARHLDSQDKLSHLRDEFVLPTKKSLKKKALDGSIPGAVNGTNGHSNGNGSAADDQQCLYFVGNSLGAQPKAVREYLNAQLETWASIGVNGHFSALDNSPLPAWQDLAEDCAVKSADLVGASPHEIVIMNTLTANLHLLMASFYKPSEKRHKVILEWKPFPSDHYAIESQVVWHGLDPEKSMVKIHPNEDHIITTDLILSTIDEHAEDTALLLLPGIQYYSGQLFDIPRITAYAQAKGIVVGWDLAHAAGNVELKLHDWNVDFACWCTYKYINAGPGSIAGAYVHERHGKVELNDATGKATYRPRLMGWYGGDKSVRFNMDNNFIPTSGAGGFQLSNPSAIDLASLSGALSVFNKTTMHDLRSKALVLTAYAEYLLDQILAEGSDAELFRIITPRDPLQRGTQLSVLLKDGLLDNVSAALEENAVICDKRKPGVIRVAPVPLYTRFEDVWKFMQILRTALP, encoded by the exons ATGGAGCTTTCTGGATTCGTCGAGCGTCTGAGGAGCGGTGCTCCCGCCAAGTTCCCCAGCGACGCCAACTCTCTCGAGTTTGCCCGCCATTTGGATTCGCAGGATAAGCTAAGCCATCTTCGGGATGAGTTTGTCCTGCCGACCAAGAAGTccctcaagaagaaagcCCTCGACGGTTCAATTC CTGGCGCAGTCAATGGCACAAATGGCCACAGCAACGGCAACGGCTCAGCAGCCGATGATCAACAATGTCTCTACTTCGTCGGCAACTCTCTCGGCGCCCAACCAAAAGCTGTCCGCGAATATCTCAACGCCCAACTCGAGACATGGGCTTCCATCGGAGTAAACGGGCACTTCAGTGCTCTCGACAACTCACCCCTTCCAGCGTGGCAAGACCTCGCTGAGGACTGCGCCGTCAAGTCTGCAGACCTCGTTGGAGCTTCTCCGCATGAGATTGTCATCATGAACACACTCACAGCGAACCTGCATCTCCTCATGGCGAGCTTTTACAAGCCGAGCGAGAAGCGACACAAGGTTATTCTGGAGTGGAAGCCTTTTCCTAGTGATCACTATGCTATTGAGAGTCAGGTCGTTTGGCACGGTCTTGATCCTGAGAAGAGCATGGTTAAGATTCATCCTAATGAGGATCACATCATCACAACCGATTTGATTCTTTCTACTATTGATGAGCACGCTGAAGATACTGCTCTTCTTTTGCTCCCTGGTATTCAGTACTACTCCGGCCAACTCTTTGACATTCCCCGCATCACAGCCTACGCGCAAGCAAAGGGTATTGTGGTCGGTTGGGATCTCGCCCACGCTGCTGGAAACGTCGAGCTCAAGCTCCACGACTGGAACGTTGATTTCGCATGCTGGTGCACATACAAGTACATCAACGCGGGCCCGGGTTCCATCGCAGGCGCTTACGTGCACGAGCGCCACGGAAAGGTCGAGCTCAACGACGCCACCGGCAAAGCTACATACCGCCCGCGTCTTATGGGCTGGTATGGCGGTGACAAGAGCGTACGCTTCAACATggacaacaacttcatcccCACCTCTGGCGCAGGCGGCTTCCAGCTCTCTAACCCCTCCGCCATCGACCTCGCCAGTCTCTCCGGTGCTTTATCCGTGTTTAACAAGACAACCATGCATGATCTGCGCTCTAAAGCTTTGGTGTTGACTGCATACGCAGAGTATTTGCTCGATCAGATCTTGGCTGAGGGTTCAGACGCTGAGCTGTTCCGTATCATCACACCGAGGGATCCGCTGCAGAGGGGCACGCAGCTTAGtgtgttgttgaaggatggGTTGCTGGATAATGTTAGTgcggcgttggaggagaatgCTGTGATTTGTGATAAGAGGAAGCCTGGTGTTATTCGTGTGGCGCCTGTGCCACTGTACACGAGGTTTGAGGATGTTTGGAAGTTTATGCAGATTTTGAGGACGGCTTTGCCTTAG
- a CDS encoding indoleamine 2,3-dioxygenase: MSPHAVTYQLPRIKLTAELEEFAVTSNAFLPEHSPLKQLPDSYYEPWELVIQHLPALIKYFDIRRAVDTLPVLSTERLRSEAEWRRAYSILAFLTHAYVWGGEKPAQVLPPQITVPFLAVSQHLELPPVLSYAAANLWNFSSSSNDFTDLDHLDTLHTFTGTESEKWFLLISVAMEARAGTIIPKMMEALEAVKTRDYDVIISALEQLKSCIDSVGVLLERMYEKCDPMTFYYKIRPFLAGSKNMEAAGLPKGVFYDEGNGKGEWRHLRGGSNGQSSLIQFFDVVLGVEHITSGNNTEKAGERSYHDIVKDYMPGPHRRFLTHVARKGSIRELASQTPSTPAQERLQAAFTAATEALTVFRNKHIQIVTRYIILPARSGRKDGPQNLASSSSKKNGEELTGTGGTTLVPFLKQSRDETSEAGRLE; this comes from the exons ATGTCGCCACACGCTGTTACGTACCAACTTCCGCGCATCAAGCTCACAGCCGAACTAGAAGAGTTCGCCGTGACGAGTAACGCTTTCTTGCCTGAGCACAGTCCCCTCAAGCAATTACCGGATTCTTACTATGAGCCATGGGAGCTTGTTATTCAGCACCTTCCCGCGTTGATAAAGTACTTTGATATAAGACGTGCTGTTGATACGCTTCCTGTTCTGTCAACGGAGAGATTACGCTCGGAGGCCGAGTGGAGGAGGGCTTATTCTATCTTGGCGTTCTTGACGCATGCTTATGTTTGGGGTGGAGAGAAGCCTGCGCAG GTTCTTCCCCCACAAATCACTGTTCCCTTCCTCGCTGTCTCACAACACCTCGAACTCCCTCCCGTTCTCTCATACGCCGCTGCAAACCTATGgaacttctcctcctcaagcaaCGACTTCACTGATCTCGACCACCTCGACACCTTACACACCTTCACCGGCACAGAATCAGAAAAATggttcctcctcatcagtgTCGCCATGGAAGCGCGCGCAGGCACCATCATCCCCAAAATGATGGAAGCCCTCGAAGCCGTCAAGACACGCGACTACGACGTTATAATCTCTGCTCTCGAACAACTAAAGTCTTGCATCGACAGCGTTGGCGTTTTGCTAGAGCGCATGTATGAGAAGTGTGATCCTATGACGTTCTACTACAAGATTCGTCCGTTTTTAGCGGGGAGTAAGAACATGGAGGCAGCGGGCCTGCCCAAAGGCGTGTTTTACGATGAAGGCAATGGAAAAGGCGAGTGGCGACATCTTCGCGGTGGGAGTAACGGCCAAAGCTCCCTTATCCAATTCTTCGATGTTGTGCTGGGCGTAGAGCACATAACCAGCGGTAACAACACCGAAAAAGCGGGTGAACGAAGCTATCACGACATAGTAAAAGACTACATGCCAGGTCCTCACCGCCGGTTCCTGACACATGTTGCTCGCAAGGGCAGTATCCGCGAACTAGCATCGCAAACACCCAGCACACCAGCCCAAGAACGTCTTCAAGCTGCTTTCACGGCTGCGACAGAGGCGCTCACGGTGTTTAGGAACAAGCATATACAGATTGTGACGCGGTATATTATCCTGCCGGCGAGGAGCGGGAGGAAGGATGGACCGCAGAATCTGGCGAGTAGTTCGTCGAAGAAGAATGGGGAGGAGTTGACGGGGACGGGGGGCACGACGCTTGTGCCGTTTTTGAAGCAGTCGAGGGATGAGACTAGTGAGGCTGGACGGTTGGAGTAA
- a CDS encoding L-xylulose reductase: MVQQIPKANHILDLLSLKGKVVVVTGASGPRGMGIEAARGAAEMGADVAITYASRKEGAEKNVEELTKEYGVKAKAYKLNAADYNDVERFVGEVVKDFGKIDGFVANAGATANAGVIDGSAADWDHVIQIDLNGTAYCAKAVGALFKKQGHGSFVITSSMSGHIANYPQEQTSYNVAKAGCIHMARSLANEWRDFARVNSISPGYIDTGLSDFIDAETQELWRSMIPMGRNGDAKELKAAYVYFLSDASTYTTGSDLVIDGGYTCR, encoded by the exons ATGGTTCAGCAAATCCCCAAGGCCAACCAcatcctcgacctcctcagcctcaagggcaaggtcgTCGTCGTCACCGGCGCCTCCGGACCCCGCGGCATGGGCATCGAGGCTGCCCGCGGCGCTGCTGAGATGGGCGCCGACGTCGCCATCACCTACGCTTCCCGCAAGGAGGGCGCCGAGAAGAACGTCGAggagctcaccaaggagTACggcgtcaaggccaaggcctACAAGCTCAACGCTGCCGACTACAACGACGTTGAGCGATTTGTCGGAGAGGTTGTCAAGGACTTTGGCAAGATTGACGGTTTCGTCGCCAA CGCCGGTGCTACCGCCAACGCTGGTGTCATTGACGGCTCTGCTGCCGACTGGGACCACGTTATCCAGATCGACCTCAACGGCACCGCCTACTGCGCCAAGGCCGTCGGCGccctcttcaagaagcagggtCACGGCTCCTTCGTCATCACCTCCTCCATGTCCGGCCACATCGCCAACTACCCTCAAGAGCAGACCTCTTACAACGTGGCCAAGGCCGGCTGCATCCACATGGCGCGATCTCTCGCCAACGAGTGGCGCGATTTCGCCCgtgtcaacagcatctcccCCGGATACATCGACACCGGTCTGTCTGACTTTATCGACGCTGAGACCCAGGAGCTCTGGAGGAGCATGATCCCCATGGGCCGCAACGGCGAtgccaaggagctcaaggctgcgTATGTGTACTTCTTGTCTGATGCTAGCACCTACACTACTGGCTCTGATCTTGTCATTGACGGTGGATATACTTGCCGATAA